One window from the genome of Mastacembelus armatus chromosome 18, fMasArm1.2, whole genome shotgun sequence encodes:
- the prox3 gene encoding prospero homeobox 3 isoform X2, which translates to MQRLFDQEVMDSPTDLFDDTSPQIHAFAPNLSSAELPGVHTQPSTGRPPPSFRPPGFPLIHHLLQPGGEHRRISGQLNTNPSTHRHLEDRNLEDDRGERDGEVEEQGMDRGEEEVIEREDKVLGIKKRHSDATLGAEWSQDLLKMKRMKLENRQRDGEADGGADRGCRRREGGREGRRREREELKEQLEEARERLQALQEKVWRAFGEKHMAEEEKNRRCRNANSGTADGREGDVGMMEEEDITEGMYDEEDIDGGKMEKDSFPPLSASPLDHFHKQRGERQREREGRMERGRGGGLHLEGVMEGAGLWLDCGGLIRSDWDGGLEDDGEEEGQKFAQALKMELGSAVARVIDRVLRIYTETTDFTPSSLPTAISFLPSDVENDGRREKGVWMGLLTRERGEEKMRGKEEKLAGQDGEREKQLQKMSNGNTLPPGQPHHTEPSDLTMPLALQRSPDIRKAHPLLGPPLSTHLNPSHPNISLHHPSLPRPPPLSHPPLLPPASQTKDPTSSFQLSSSSSSSSSSSFPAPPPPPPPPPLPLPLLHYSMQQLFSRSLHHPQLPHLPPSRKDYLNSDPFLEFSHPSAHPSFPPLPLLGHLDPSLARHGGRERDRGMRGDGGMRGGGGLDGGELYLTPGGTQEGLSPCHLKKAKLMFFYTRYPSSNTLKTYFPDVKFNRCVTSQMIKWFSNFREFFYIQMERFARQAVREALTREGAPRLGRENQLRVGRDTELYRILNMHYNKSNIYQVPERFIEVSEVALREFYSAIWTGRDSDPCWKKGIYKIICKLDSPVPDAFRLPGCPVG; encoded by the exons ATGCAAAGGCTGTTTGACCAAGAAG tGATGGATTCACCCACAGATCTTTTCGACGACACCTCTCCCCAGATACATGCATTTGCTCCCAATCTGAGCTCTGCAGAGCTTCCTGGAGTTCATACCCAGCCAAGTACAGGTCgccctcctccttcctttaGACCACCTGGGTTTCCACTCATCCATCATCTCCTCCAGCCAGGTGGAGAACACAGGAGGATTAGTGGGCAACTCAACACAAACCcgagcacacacagacacctggAAGACAGGAATTTGGAGGAtgatagaggagagagggatggagaggtggaggagcaaGGGATggacagaggagaagaggaagtcaTAGAGAGAGAGGACAAGGTGTTAGGGATTAAAAAGAGGCACAGCGATGCCACTCTTGGAGCAGAGTGGAGTCAAGACCTTTTGAAAATGAAGAGGATGAAGCTGGAAAACCGACAACGAGATGGAGAAGCCGATGGAGGAGCTGATAGGGGATGCCGGAGGCgcgagggagggagggaggggaggaggagagagagggaggagctgaaagagcagctggaggaggcaAGAGAGAGACTGCAGGCCCTGCAGGAGAAGGTATGGAGGGCTTTTGGGGAAAAGCACatggcagaggaggagaagaatcGGAGGTGCAGGAATGCAAACAGTGGAACAGCAGATGGACGAGAAGGCGATGTGGGGATGATGGAAGAGGAGGATATTACAGAAGGGATGTATGATGAAGAGGACATTGATGGTGGAAAGATGGAAAAGGATTCTTTTCCCCCTCTTTCTGCTTCCCCTTTAGATCATTTCCacaagcagagaggagagagacaaagagagcgAGAagggaggatggagagaggaagaggaggtgggcTGCACTTGGAGGGTGTGATGGAGGGAGCAGGGTTGTGGTTAGATTGTGGAGGGCTGATAAGAAGTGATTGGGATGGAGGGTTGGAAGATGATGGGGAAGAGGAAGGGCAAAAGTTTGCTCAGGCACTGAAAATGGAGCTGGGCAGCGCGGTGGCCCGAGTCATCGACAGAGTTCTGCGCATTTACACTGAAACAACAGATTTCactccttcctctcttcctaCTGCTATCTCTTTTCTCCCATCTGACGTAGAAAACGATGGAAGGAGGGAGAAGGGAGTTTGGATGGGCCTATTAACAAGAGAAAGAGGGGAGGAAAAGATGAGAGGTAAAGAGGAAAAGCTGGCAGGTCaggatggagaaagagagaagcagcTCCAAAAGATGAGCAATGGAAACACTTTGCCTCCTGGACAGCCACATCACACAGAGCCATCAGATCTGACGATGCCATTGGCTCTTCAAAGGTCACCTGACATACGAAAGGCCCACCCACTCCTGGGCCCGCCTCTCTCAACTCACCTAAATCCTTCTCACCCAAACATCTCCCTGCATCACCCCTCTCTACCTCGCCCTCCACCTCTTTCTCACCCTCCTCTTTTACCTCCAGCTTCACAAACCAAAGACCCCACCTCCTCTTTCCAGCtatcttcatcctcctcctcttcctcctcatcttccttcCCTGCACcacccccccctcctcctcctccccctctccctctcccactGCTGCATTACTCAATGCAGCAGCTCTTCTCTCGCTCACTGCACCACCCACAGCTTCCCCACCTCCCCCCGTCCCGAAAGGACTATTTGAACTCTGACCCTTTCTTGGAGTTCTCCCACCCCTCAGCTCACCCTTCCTTCCCTCCACTCCCCTTGCTAGGTCACCTGGACCCTTCCCTCGCTCGTcatggaggcagagagagggataGAGGGATGAGGGGAGATGGAGGGatgaggggagggggagggttGGATGGAGGAGAGCTCTACCTGACACCTGGGGGA ACCCAGGAGGGCTTGTCTCCCTGCCATCTGAAGAAAGCCAAGCTCATGTTCTTCTACACCCGCTATCCCAGCTCCAACACACTCAAGACCTACTTCCCTGATGTCAAG TTTAATCGCTGTGTGACCTCCCAGATGATTAAATGGTTCAGTAACTTCAGAGAGTTCTTCTATATCCAGATGGAGCGCTTTGCACGACAGGCTGTTCGCGAGGCTCTCACTCG GGAGGGTGCACCTCGTCTGGGCAGAGAGAATCAACTGAGAGTGGGCCGTGATACAGAGCTTTATCGCATATTGAACATGCACTACAATAAAAGTAATATTTACCAG GTCCCAGAGAGATTTATTGAAGTGTCAGAAGTGGCTCTGAGGGAGTTTTACTCAGCCATTTGGACTGGGAGAGACAGCGACCCCTGCTGGAAGAAGGGAATTTATAAAATTATCTGTAAGCTTGACAGTCCTGTACCAGATGCCTTCAGACTGCCCGGCTGTCCTGTCGGCTGA
- the prox3 gene encoding prospero homeobox 3 isoform X3 — MMDSPTDLFDDTSPQIHAFAPNLSSAELPGVHTQPSTGRPPPSFRPPGFPLIHHLLQPGGEHRRISGQLNTNPSTHRHLEDRNLEDDRGERDGEVEEQGMDRGEEEVIEREDKVLGIKKRHSDATLGAEWSQDLLKMKRMKLENRQRDGEADGGADRGCRRREGGREGRRREREELKEQLEEARERLQALQEKVWRAFGEKHMAEEEKNRRCRNANSGTADGREGDVGMMEEEDITEGMYDEEDIDGGKMEKDSFPPLSASPLDHFHKQRGERQREREGRMERGRGGGLHLEGVMEGAGLWLDCGGLIRSDWDGGLEDDGEEEGQKFAQALKMELGSAVARVIDRVLRIYTETTDFTPSSLPTAISFLPSDVENDGRREKGVWMGLLTRERGEEKMRGKEEKLAGQDGEREKQLQKMSNGNTLPPGQPHHTEPSDLTMPLALQRSPDIRKAHPLLGPPLSTHLNPSHPNISLHHPSLPRPPPLSHPPLLPPASQTKDPTSSFQLSSSSSSSSSSSFPAPPPPPPPPPLPLPLLHYSMQQLFSRSLHHPQLPHLPPSRKDYLNSDPFLEFSHPSAHPSFPPLPLLGHLDPSLARHGGRERDRGMRGDGGMRGGGGLDGGELYLTPGGVYTQEGLSPCHLKKAKLMFFYTRYPSSNTLKTYFPDVKFNRCVTSQMIKWFSNFREFFYIQMERFARQAVREALTREGAPRLGRENQLRVGRDTELYRILNMHYNKSNIYQVPERFIEVSEVALREFYSAIWTGRDSDPCWKKGIYKIICKLDSPVPDAFRLPGCPVG, encoded by the exons A tGATGGATTCACCCACAGATCTTTTCGACGACACCTCTCCCCAGATACATGCATTTGCTCCCAATCTGAGCTCTGCAGAGCTTCCTGGAGTTCATACCCAGCCAAGTACAGGTCgccctcctccttcctttaGACCACCTGGGTTTCCACTCATCCATCATCTCCTCCAGCCAGGTGGAGAACACAGGAGGATTAGTGGGCAACTCAACACAAACCcgagcacacacagacacctggAAGACAGGAATTTGGAGGAtgatagaggagagagggatggagaggtggaggagcaaGGGATggacagaggagaagaggaagtcaTAGAGAGAGAGGACAAGGTGTTAGGGATTAAAAAGAGGCACAGCGATGCCACTCTTGGAGCAGAGTGGAGTCAAGACCTTTTGAAAATGAAGAGGATGAAGCTGGAAAACCGACAACGAGATGGAGAAGCCGATGGAGGAGCTGATAGGGGATGCCGGAGGCgcgagggagggagggaggggaggaggagagagagggaggagctgaaagagcagctggaggaggcaAGAGAGAGACTGCAGGCCCTGCAGGAGAAGGTATGGAGGGCTTTTGGGGAAAAGCACatggcagaggaggagaagaatcGGAGGTGCAGGAATGCAAACAGTGGAACAGCAGATGGACGAGAAGGCGATGTGGGGATGATGGAAGAGGAGGATATTACAGAAGGGATGTATGATGAAGAGGACATTGATGGTGGAAAGATGGAAAAGGATTCTTTTCCCCCTCTTTCTGCTTCCCCTTTAGATCATTTCCacaagcagagaggagagagacaaagagagcgAGAagggaggatggagagaggaagaggaggtgggcTGCACTTGGAGGGTGTGATGGAGGGAGCAGGGTTGTGGTTAGATTGTGGAGGGCTGATAAGAAGTGATTGGGATGGAGGGTTGGAAGATGATGGGGAAGAGGAAGGGCAAAAGTTTGCTCAGGCACTGAAAATGGAGCTGGGCAGCGCGGTGGCCCGAGTCATCGACAGAGTTCTGCGCATTTACACTGAAACAACAGATTTCactccttcctctcttcctaCTGCTATCTCTTTTCTCCCATCTGACGTAGAAAACGATGGAAGGAGGGAGAAGGGAGTTTGGATGGGCCTATTAACAAGAGAAAGAGGGGAGGAAAAGATGAGAGGTAAAGAGGAAAAGCTGGCAGGTCaggatggagaaagagagaagcagcTCCAAAAGATGAGCAATGGAAACACTTTGCCTCCTGGACAGCCACATCACACAGAGCCATCAGATCTGACGATGCCATTGGCTCTTCAAAGGTCACCTGACATACGAAAGGCCCACCCACTCCTGGGCCCGCCTCTCTCAACTCACCTAAATCCTTCTCACCCAAACATCTCCCTGCATCACCCCTCTCTACCTCGCCCTCCACCTCTTTCTCACCCTCCTCTTTTACCTCCAGCTTCACAAACCAAAGACCCCACCTCCTCTTTCCAGCtatcttcatcctcctcctcttcctcctcatcttccttcCCTGCACcacccccccctcctcctcctccccctctccctctcccactGCTGCATTACTCAATGCAGCAGCTCTTCTCTCGCTCACTGCACCACCCACAGCTTCCCCACCTCCCCCCGTCCCGAAAGGACTATTTGAACTCTGACCCTTTCTTGGAGTTCTCCCACCCCTCAGCTCACCCTTCCTTCCCTCCACTCCCCTTGCTAGGTCACCTGGACCCTTCCCTCGCTCGTcatggaggcagagagagggataGAGGGATGAGGGGAGATGGAGGGatgaggggagggggagggttGGATGGAGGAGAGCTCTACCTGACACCTGGGGGA GTATACACCCAGGAGGGCTTGTCTCCCTGCCATCTGAAGAAAGCCAAGCTCATGTTCTTCTACACCCGCTATCCCAGCTCCAACACACTCAAGACCTACTTCCCTGATGTCAAG TTTAATCGCTGTGTGACCTCCCAGATGATTAAATGGTTCAGTAACTTCAGAGAGTTCTTCTATATCCAGATGGAGCGCTTTGCACGACAGGCTGTTCGCGAGGCTCTCACTCG GGAGGGTGCACCTCGTCTGGGCAGAGAGAATCAACTGAGAGTGGGCCGTGATACAGAGCTTTATCGCATATTGAACATGCACTACAATAAAAGTAATATTTACCAG GTCCCAGAGAGATTTATTGAAGTGTCAGAAGTGGCTCTGAGGGAGTTTTACTCAGCCATTTGGACTGGGAGAGACAGCGACCCCTGCTGGAAGAAGGGAATTTATAAAATTATCTGTAAGCTTGACAGTCCTGTACCAGATGCCTTCAGACTGCCCGGCTGTCCTGTCGGCTGA
- the prox3 gene encoding prospero homeobox 3 isoform X4: protein MDSPTDLFDDTSPQIHAFAPNLSSAELPGVHTQPSTGRPPPSFRPPGFPLIHHLLQPGGEHRRISGQLNTNPSTHRHLEDRNLEDDRGERDGEVEEQGMDRGEEEVIEREDKVLGIKKRHSDATLGAEWSQDLLKMKRMKLENRQRDGEADGGADRGCRRREGGREGRRREREELKEQLEEARERLQALQEKVWRAFGEKHMAEEEKNRRCRNANSGTADGREGDVGMMEEEDITEGMYDEEDIDGGKMEKDSFPPLSASPLDHFHKQRGERQREREGRMERGRGGGLHLEGVMEGAGLWLDCGGLIRSDWDGGLEDDGEEEGQKFAQALKMELGSAVARVIDRVLRIYTETTDFTPSSLPTAISFLPSDVENDGRREKGVWMGLLTRERGEEKMRGKEEKLAGQDGEREKQLQKMSNGNTLPPGQPHHTEPSDLTMPLALQRSPDIRKAHPLLGPPLSTHLNPSHPNISLHHPSLPRPPPLSHPPLLPPASQTKDPTSSFQLSSSSSSSSSSSFPAPPPPPPPPPLPLPLLHYSMQQLFSRSLHHPQLPHLPPSRKDYLNSDPFLEFSHPSAHPSFPPLPLLGHLDPSLARHGGRERDRGMRGDGGMRGGGGLDGGELYLTPGGVYTQEGLSPCHLKKAKLMFFYTRYPSSNTLKTYFPDVKFNRCVTSQMIKWFSNFREFFYIQMERFARQAVREALTREGAPRLGRENQLRVGRDTELYRILNMHYNKSNIYQVPERFIEVSEVALREFYSAIWTGRDSDPCWKKGIYKIICKLDSPVPDAFRLPGCPVG, encoded by the exons ATGGATTCACCCACAGATCTTTTCGACGACACCTCTCCCCAGATACATGCATTTGCTCCCAATCTGAGCTCTGCAGAGCTTCCTGGAGTTCATACCCAGCCAAGTACAGGTCgccctcctccttcctttaGACCACCTGGGTTTCCACTCATCCATCATCTCCTCCAGCCAGGTGGAGAACACAGGAGGATTAGTGGGCAACTCAACACAAACCcgagcacacacagacacctggAAGACAGGAATTTGGAGGAtgatagaggagagagggatggagaggtggaggagcaaGGGATggacagaggagaagaggaagtcaTAGAGAGAGAGGACAAGGTGTTAGGGATTAAAAAGAGGCACAGCGATGCCACTCTTGGAGCAGAGTGGAGTCAAGACCTTTTGAAAATGAAGAGGATGAAGCTGGAAAACCGACAACGAGATGGAGAAGCCGATGGAGGAGCTGATAGGGGATGCCGGAGGCgcgagggagggagggaggggaggaggagagagagggaggagctgaaagagcagctggaggaggcaAGAGAGAGACTGCAGGCCCTGCAGGAGAAGGTATGGAGGGCTTTTGGGGAAAAGCACatggcagaggaggagaagaatcGGAGGTGCAGGAATGCAAACAGTGGAACAGCAGATGGACGAGAAGGCGATGTGGGGATGATGGAAGAGGAGGATATTACAGAAGGGATGTATGATGAAGAGGACATTGATGGTGGAAAGATGGAAAAGGATTCTTTTCCCCCTCTTTCTGCTTCCCCTTTAGATCATTTCCacaagcagagaggagagagacaaagagagcgAGAagggaggatggagagaggaagaggaggtgggcTGCACTTGGAGGGTGTGATGGAGGGAGCAGGGTTGTGGTTAGATTGTGGAGGGCTGATAAGAAGTGATTGGGATGGAGGGTTGGAAGATGATGGGGAAGAGGAAGGGCAAAAGTTTGCTCAGGCACTGAAAATGGAGCTGGGCAGCGCGGTGGCCCGAGTCATCGACAGAGTTCTGCGCATTTACACTGAAACAACAGATTTCactccttcctctcttcctaCTGCTATCTCTTTTCTCCCATCTGACGTAGAAAACGATGGAAGGAGGGAGAAGGGAGTTTGGATGGGCCTATTAACAAGAGAAAGAGGGGAGGAAAAGATGAGAGGTAAAGAGGAAAAGCTGGCAGGTCaggatggagaaagagagaagcagcTCCAAAAGATGAGCAATGGAAACACTTTGCCTCCTGGACAGCCACATCACACAGAGCCATCAGATCTGACGATGCCATTGGCTCTTCAAAGGTCACCTGACATACGAAAGGCCCACCCACTCCTGGGCCCGCCTCTCTCAACTCACCTAAATCCTTCTCACCCAAACATCTCCCTGCATCACCCCTCTCTACCTCGCCCTCCACCTCTTTCTCACCCTCCTCTTTTACCTCCAGCTTCACAAACCAAAGACCCCACCTCCTCTTTCCAGCtatcttcatcctcctcctcttcctcctcatcttccttcCCTGCACcacccccccctcctcctcctccccctctccctctcccactGCTGCATTACTCAATGCAGCAGCTCTTCTCTCGCTCACTGCACCACCCACAGCTTCCCCACCTCCCCCCGTCCCGAAAGGACTATTTGAACTCTGACCCTTTCTTGGAGTTCTCCCACCCCTCAGCTCACCCTTCCTTCCCTCCACTCCCCTTGCTAGGTCACCTGGACCCTTCCCTCGCTCGTcatggaggcagagagagggataGAGGGATGAGGGGAGATGGAGGGatgaggggagggggagggttGGATGGAGGAGAGCTCTACCTGACACCTGGGGGA GTATACACCCAGGAGGGCTTGTCTCCCTGCCATCTGAAGAAAGCCAAGCTCATGTTCTTCTACACCCGCTATCCCAGCTCCAACACACTCAAGACCTACTTCCCTGATGTCAAG TTTAATCGCTGTGTGACCTCCCAGATGATTAAATGGTTCAGTAACTTCAGAGAGTTCTTCTATATCCAGATGGAGCGCTTTGCACGACAGGCTGTTCGCGAGGCTCTCACTCG GGAGGGTGCACCTCGTCTGGGCAGAGAGAATCAACTGAGAGTGGGCCGTGATACAGAGCTTTATCGCATATTGAACATGCACTACAATAAAAGTAATATTTACCAG GTCCCAGAGAGATTTATTGAAGTGTCAGAAGTGGCTCTGAGGGAGTTTTACTCAGCCATTTGGACTGGGAGAGACAGCGACCCCTGCTGGAAGAAGGGAATTTATAAAATTATCTGTAAGCTTGACAGTCCTGTACCAGATGCCTTCAGACTGCCCGGCTGTCCTGTCGGCTGA
- the prox3 gene encoding prospero homeobox 3 isoform X1, with protein sequence MQRLFDQEVMDSPTDLFDDTSPQIHAFAPNLSSAELPGVHTQPSTGRPPPSFRPPGFPLIHHLLQPGGEHRRISGQLNTNPSTHRHLEDRNLEDDRGERDGEVEEQGMDRGEEEVIEREDKVLGIKKRHSDATLGAEWSQDLLKMKRMKLENRQRDGEADGGADRGCRRREGGREGRRREREELKEQLEEARERLQALQEKVWRAFGEKHMAEEEKNRRCRNANSGTADGREGDVGMMEEEDITEGMYDEEDIDGGKMEKDSFPPLSASPLDHFHKQRGERQREREGRMERGRGGGLHLEGVMEGAGLWLDCGGLIRSDWDGGLEDDGEEEGQKFAQALKMELGSAVARVIDRVLRIYTETTDFTPSSLPTAISFLPSDVENDGRREKGVWMGLLTRERGEEKMRGKEEKLAGQDGEREKQLQKMSNGNTLPPGQPHHTEPSDLTMPLALQRSPDIRKAHPLLGPPLSTHLNPSHPNISLHHPSLPRPPPLSHPPLLPPASQTKDPTSSFQLSSSSSSSSSSSFPAPPPPPPPPPLPLPLLHYSMQQLFSRSLHHPQLPHLPPSRKDYLNSDPFLEFSHPSAHPSFPPLPLLGHLDPSLARHGGRERDRGMRGDGGMRGGGGLDGGELYLTPGGVYTQEGLSPCHLKKAKLMFFYTRYPSSNTLKTYFPDVKFNRCVTSQMIKWFSNFREFFYIQMERFARQAVREALTREGAPRLGRENQLRVGRDTELYRILNMHYNKSNIYQVPERFIEVSEVALREFYSAIWTGRDSDPCWKKGIYKIICKLDSPVPDAFRLPGCPVG encoded by the exons ATGCAAAGGCTGTTTGACCAAGAAG tGATGGATTCACCCACAGATCTTTTCGACGACACCTCTCCCCAGATACATGCATTTGCTCCCAATCTGAGCTCTGCAGAGCTTCCTGGAGTTCATACCCAGCCAAGTACAGGTCgccctcctccttcctttaGACCACCTGGGTTTCCACTCATCCATCATCTCCTCCAGCCAGGTGGAGAACACAGGAGGATTAGTGGGCAACTCAACACAAACCcgagcacacacagacacctggAAGACAGGAATTTGGAGGAtgatagaggagagagggatggagaggtggaggagcaaGGGATggacagaggagaagaggaagtcaTAGAGAGAGAGGACAAGGTGTTAGGGATTAAAAAGAGGCACAGCGATGCCACTCTTGGAGCAGAGTGGAGTCAAGACCTTTTGAAAATGAAGAGGATGAAGCTGGAAAACCGACAACGAGATGGAGAAGCCGATGGAGGAGCTGATAGGGGATGCCGGAGGCgcgagggagggagggaggggaggaggagagagagggaggagctgaaagagcagctggaggaggcaAGAGAGAGACTGCAGGCCCTGCAGGAGAAGGTATGGAGGGCTTTTGGGGAAAAGCACatggcagaggaggagaagaatcGGAGGTGCAGGAATGCAAACAGTGGAACAGCAGATGGACGAGAAGGCGATGTGGGGATGATGGAAGAGGAGGATATTACAGAAGGGATGTATGATGAAGAGGACATTGATGGTGGAAAGATGGAAAAGGATTCTTTTCCCCCTCTTTCTGCTTCCCCTTTAGATCATTTCCacaagcagagaggagagagacaaagagagcgAGAagggaggatggagagaggaagaggaggtgggcTGCACTTGGAGGGTGTGATGGAGGGAGCAGGGTTGTGGTTAGATTGTGGAGGGCTGATAAGAAGTGATTGGGATGGAGGGTTGGAAGATGATGGGGAAGAGGAAGGGCAAAAGTTTGCTCAGGCACTGAAAATGGAGCTGGGCAGCGCGGTGGCCCGAGTCATCGACAGAGTTCTGCGCATTTACACTGAAACAACAGATTTCactccttcctctcttcctaCTGCTATCTCTTTTCTCCCATCTGACGTAGAAAACGATGGAAGGAGGGAGAAGGGAGTTTGGATGGGCCTATTAACAAGAGAAAGAGGGGAGGAAAAGATGAGAGGTAAAGAGGAAAAGCTGGCAGGTCaggatggagaaagagagaagcagcTCCAAAAGATGAGCAATGGAAACACTTTGCCTCCTGGACAGCCACATCACACAGAGCCATCAGATCTGACGATGCCATTGGCTCTTCAAAGGTCACCTGACATACGAAAGGCCCACCCACTCCTGGGCCCGCCTCTCTCAACTCACCTAAATCCTTCTCACCCAAACATCTCCCTGCATCACCCCTCTCTACCTCGCCCTCCACCTCTTTCTCACCCTCCTCTTTTACCTCCAGCTTCACAAACCAAAGACCCCACCTCCTCTTTCCAGCtatcttcatcctcctcctcttcctcctcatcttccttcCCTGCACcacccccccctcctcctcctccccctctccctctcccactGCTGCATTACTCAATGCAGCAGCTCTTCTCTCGCTCACTGCACCACCCACAGCTTCCCCACCTCCCCCCGTCCCGAAAGGACTATTTGAACTCTGACCCTTTCTTGGAGTTCTCCCACCCCTCAGCTCACCCTTCCTTCCCTCCACTCCCCTTGCTAGGTCACCTGGACCCTTCCCTCGCTCGTcatggaggcagagagagggataGAGGGATGAGGGGAGATGGAGGGatgaggggagggggagggttGGATGGAGGAGAGCTCTACCTGACACCTGGGGGA GTATACACCCAGGAGGGCTTGTCTCCCTGCCATCTGAAGAAAGCCAAGCTCATGTTCTTCTACACCCGCTATCCCAGCTCCAACACACTCAAGACCTACTTCCCTGATGTCAAG TTTAATCGCTGTGTGACCTCCCAGATGATTAAATGGTTCAGTAACTTCAGAGAGTTCTTCTATATCCAGATGGAGCGCTTTGCACGACAGGCTGTTCGCGAGGCTCTCACTCG GGAGGGTGCACCTCGTCTGGGCAGAGAGAATCAACTGAGAGTGGGCCGTGATACAGAGCTTTATCGCATATTGAACATGCACTACAATAAAAGTAATATTTACCAG GTCCCAGAGAGATTTATTGAAGTGTCAGAAGTGGCTCTGAGGGAGTTTTACTCAGCCATTTGGACTGGGAGAGACAGCGACCCCTGCTGGAAGAAGGGAATTTATAAAATTATCTGTAAGCTTGACAGTCCTGTACCAGATGCCTTCAGACTGCCCGGCTGTCCTGTCGGCTGA
- the snx15 gene encoding sorting nexin-15 — MSRKAKEEYHRFFTVTEPRTHEKGYTEYKVTARFVSKCHPEDVKEVVVWRRFSELKKLHGELAYTHRNLFRRQEEFPSFPRAQVFGRFEETVIEERRKAAEAMLLFATTIPALYNSPQLKDFFRSGEVTRPLEPTPLSSAGPLPPPLIPLPKRRASDCEPAEEEEGREAPTLPQDLGTNLGLEVGEPEVAAEAYSEMGGSPREEEREELSDTELDDRVLSPEPSPARNHQSQESQEEFDSLFDSVAEEQVPSPKNKGPPPLSDNDLAAFDPCYKQDTSNSYSDHSELLSLPLTGQDGGNVHYLDQAANELTAAMEREKEGKFSSAIRGYRTAVDILITGVQGDPDPVRRESVMRRTAQYLKHAEMLVDRHSSPTHTHTPTHTHAQDP, encoded by the exons ATGTCAAGAAAAGCTAAAGAAGAATATCACCGGTTCTTCACCGTTACCGAGCCACGCACCCATGAGAAGGGATACACGGAGTACAAAGTAACAGCGAGG TTTGTGTCCAAGTGTCATCCAGAAGATGTGAAGGAGGTGGTCGTGTGGAGGAGGTTCTCGGAGCTGAAGAAGCTCCACGGCGAGCTGGCCTACACGCACAGGAACCTGTTCAGACGACAGGAGGAGTTTCCGAGTTTTCCCCGTGCACAAGTATTTG GAAGGTTTGAAGAGACTGTGattgaggagaggaggaaggcagcAGAAGCCATGCTCCTGTTTGCTACCACCATACCTGCACTCTACAACAGCCCACAGCTCAAGGACTTTTTTAGA AGTGGTGAGGTCACAAGACCTCTAGAACCAACTCCTCTGTCCTCCGCCGggcctcttcctccccctctcaTCCCTCTTCCCAAGCGGAGGGCCTCAGACTGTGAgcctgcagaggaggaggaggggagggaggctCCTACCTTACCGCAGGACCTGGGCACCAACTTGGGCTTAGAAGTGGGAGAACCTGAGGTGGCGGCTGAGGCTTACAGCGAGATGGGTGGCTCCccgagagaagaggaaagagaggagctTAGTGATACAGAGCTGGATGACAGAG TCCTATCTCCTGAACCATCCCCAGCCAGAAATCATCAGTCACAAGAGTCCCAGGAGGAGTTTGATtcactgtttgactctgtggcaGAAGAGCAAGTCCCATCTCCAAAGAATAAAGGTCCACCGCCATTGTCTGATAATGACTTGGCTGCTTTTGATCCCTGCTATAAACAAG ATACCTCCAATTCCTACAGTGACCACTCAGAATTGCTCTCGCTGCCACTAACCGGTCAGGATGGAGGGAATGTCCACTATCTGGACCAAGCGGCCAATGAGCTAACGGCTGCcatggagagggagaaggagggaaaatTTAGTTCTGCCATCCGTGGATACAGGACAGCAGTGGATATATTGATCACCGGAGTGCAAG GAGACCCAGATCCAGTACGCAGGGAGTCTGTAATGAGAAGGACAGCCCAGTACCTAAAACATGCTGAGATGTTGGTGGACAGGCACtcttcacccacacacactcacacacccacacacacacatgcacaggacCCTTag